Proteins encoded together in one Chitinophaga sp. LS1 window:
- a CDS encoding S1/P1 nuclease, protein MLKKLYLLGLGLILPLIPLSVFAWGVTGHRIVAEIAYRHLTPKALKAVQAILGKESMAMVSTWPDYIKSDTTHTYDHRYSWHFVDFPAHIDKAGMEATLKTVKKENLYDETEALISELKSRKGTKEEQWLAMTYLIHMIGDMHQPLHVGRDEDQGGNKIQVMWFGNQSNLHRVWDEQLIDFQQLSYTEYTAALDTADAGQIKVMQSGSVKDWLYESNQMADKIYDKTPAGEKLSYKYNYLFVKDLNSQLLKGGLRLAAILNEIYK, encoded by the coding sequence ATGCTTAAGAAGTTATACCTGCTTGGTCTGGGCCTGATATTACCGCTCATACCACTATCTGTTTTTGCATGGGGCGTGACGGGACACCGCATTGTTGCTGAGATTGCTTACAGACACCTTACACCCAAAGCCTTAAAAGCCGTTCAGGCCATTCTTGGAAAAGAAAGTATGGCGATGGTATCTACATGGCCTGATTACATCAAGAGCGATACGACACATACTTATGATCATCGTTATAGCTGGCACTTTGTCGATTTTCCTGCGCATATAGATAAAGCAGGAATGGAAGCAACGTTGAAGACAGTGAAGAAAGAGAATCTGTATGATGAGACCGAAGCGTTGATCAGTGAATTGAAATCCCGTAAAGGTACTAAAGAAGAACAGTGGCTGGCAATGACTTACCTGATACATATGATTGGAGATATGCATCAGCCTTTGCATGTGGGTAGAGATGAAGATCAGGGTGGTAATAAGATTCAGGTAATGTGGTTTGGTAATCAGTCTAACTTACATAGAGTGTGGGATGAGCAGCTGATAGATTTTCAACAGCTGAGTTATACAGAGTATACAGCCGCGCTGGATACGGCAGATGCCGGACAGATAAAGGTGATGCAGAGTGGAAGTGTGAAGGATTGGTTGTATGAGTCTAATCAGATGGCGGATAAGATTTATGATAAGACGCCGGCAGGAGAGAAGTTGAGTTATAAGTATAATTATCTTTTTGTGAAGGATCTGAATAGTCAGTTATTGAAAGGAGGGTTAAGACTGGCAGCTATCTTAAACGAAATTTATAAATAG
- a CDS encoding ammonium transporter — MKKTSFQDYLPFIILGLVAIIGLFMKNEPLFVDTEGKYNYGDIAWILVSTCLVFFMTPGLSFFYGGMVNRKNVISTMMQSFIATGLISILWVAVGFSLSFGKSYHGFIGDPSTFFFFKGVSSSAPWSGAPTIPLLLFALFQLKFAIITPALVVGATAERIRFTSYVLFMVLFCLLIYCPIAHWTWHPEGFLFKLGVIDFAGGTVVHISAGCAALAGALVLKRRKDHIEKKELQPANIPFVLLGTGLLWFGWFGFNAGSAVSAGGLAASAFATTNTAAAAAGLSWIFFDVVRGRKASALGFCIGAVVGLVAITPAAGFVGIPQSIFMGFIAAIISNMMVHYKSKTAIDDTLDVFPCHGIGGMVGMLLTGIFATKAVNVVDGWFYGNFDLFKTQFIGLSIVVVYSFVVSFAIFKLIDAFHPLRVSEEEEALGLDATQHNESYHPNMMSVYDNGTLKEEPIVD, encoded by the coding sequence ATGAAGAAAACATCATTTCAAGACTATTTACCCTTTATTATTCTGGGATTGGTGGCGATAATTGGTTTATTCATGAAGAATGAGCCACTTTTTGTAGATACTGAGGGAAAATACAATTATGGTGACATCGCGTGGATTCTGGTATCAACCTGCCTGGTATTTTTCATGACACCTGGTCTGTCATTTTTCTATGGTGGTATGGTGAACCGCAAGAACGTGATCTCAACCATGATGCAGAGCTTCATAGCTACGGGCCTGATCAGTATATTATGGGTAGCTGTAGGTTTCAGCTTGTCATTTGGTAAATCTTATCACGGTTTTATCGGTGATCCATCTACCTTCTTCTTCTTTAAGGGGGTATCTTCCAGCGCGCCATGGTCTGGTGCTCCTACTATTCCTTTACTGTTGTTCGCGCTTTTCCAGCTGAAATTTGCGATTATCACGCCTGCTTTGGTAGTAGGTGCTACAGCTGAAAGGATCAGGTTTACATCTTACGTATTGTTTATGGTGCTCTTCTGCTTACTGATATATTGTCCAATTGCACACTGGACATGGCATCCGGAAGGTTTCCTTTTCAAGCTTGGTGTAATCGACTTTGCAGGTGGTACAGTGGTACACATTTCTGCTGGTTGTGCTGCACTTGCTGGTGCCCTGGTACTGAAACGCCGTAAAGATCATATTGAAAAGAAAGAATTGCAACCTGCAAACATTCCATTCGTACTGTTAGGTACTGGTTTGCTGTGGTTCGGCTGGTTCGGTTTCAACGCCGGTTCCGCTGTATCAGCTGGTGGTCTGGCTGCATCTGCTTTCGCAACTACTAACACTGCTGCTGCTGCTGCTGGTTTGTCCTGGATCTTCTTCGATGTGGTTCGTGGTCGTAAAGCTTCTGCACTGGGCTTCTGTATCGGTGCCGTAGTTGGTCTGGTAGCTATTACACCTGCTGCAGGTTTCGTAGGTATCCCACAGAGTATTTTCATGGGCTTCATTGCTGCGATCATTTCCAACATGATGGTTCATTATAAATCTAAAACCGCTATCGACGATACACTGGATGTATTCCCTTGTCACGGTATCGGTGGTATGGTAGGTATGCTGCTCACAGGCATATTCGCTACAAAAGCTGTGAACGTAGTAGATGGTTGGTTCTATGGTAACTTCGATCTGTTCAAAACTCAGTTCATCGGTCTGTCAATCGTAGTAGTATACAGCTTCGTTGTATCCTTCGCGATCTTCAAACTGATTGATGCTTTCCACCCACTCCGCGTAAGCGAAGAAGAAGAAGCACTGGGTCTGGATGCTACACAGCACAACGAAAGCTATCATCCAAACATGATGAGCGTATACGACAATGGCACACTCAAGGAAGAGCCAATCGTAGACTAA
- a CDS encoding OmpA family protein, producing the protein MKKIAHYWLAIVCCLFTVHSLKAQYVYDYKRTGDVYYEAKDYYSAAQYYNRALGTFKINANEVLPYQAGKKGKDIGKIKDYETVKYRLAESYRMYNDFGNAEKYYEEVVSYNNNELFPLARFWYGVCLRANGKYPEAIEQFKQFKDKYTKVDEISARVALETASCEFAISEASRTPGYIVTKLNGDVNVGGANYAPSLLGKNVLLYTSSRPDTTILEKKKKENPYINSLFQADGKDASFSNSRPLAIPEVKGIDQGVAAVSPDGNTIYLTRWTNKNGVKVAAIYSSTRSGSTWSEPKALGPNVNVDGYSSMQPFVTADGKYLLFASGRPGGMGKNDLWYSMLDKNNPGPARNMGTGINTRDEEQAPFYDGDRHMLIFSSDGRVGLGGLDFYSSEGDFSSWAVPKNLGAPLNSPKDDIYYATSDWSHPMNGGYISSDRESVCCLELFNIKRISKSIHGMVMDCDNNLPLSGAKITLIDTVQQKVLQQVTLDETGRYRFEVAPRMNYKIMAEKENYFSKAIFINTDQLEKVDSMESPTICLKHYEIGKPIILKDIYYDFDKATLRSQSLIVLDTVVSIMLDNPNIIIEMSAHTDGKGKDDYNMKLSQRRAQSCVDYLISRGIPSSRMIAKGYGKTRPIAPNTLPNGKDNPEGRQLNRRTEFKVLRVTQLSQ; encoded by the coding sequence ATGAAAAAAATTGCACACTATTGGCTGGCCATCGTTTGCTGCTTATTTACGGTTCACTCTCTAAAGGCACAGTACGTTTACGATTATAAGCGGACAGGCGATGTGTATTACGAAGCCAAAGACTATTATTCTGCTGCGCAGTATTACAACAGAGCACTGGGTACATTCAAAATAAATGCGAATGAAGTGCTGCCCTACCAGGCTGGCAAAAAAGGGAAAGATATAGGTAAGATCAAAGATTATGAAACTGTGAAGTATAGATTGGCAGAGTCTTACCGCATGTATAACGATTTTGGGAATGCAGAGAAGTATTATGAAGAGGTGGTGAGCTACAACAACAATGAATTGTTTCCACTGGCCCGCTTCTGGTATGGCGTATGTTTGCGTGCAAATGGTAAGTATCCCGAAGCTATTGAACAATTCAAACAGTTTAAGGACAAGTATACCAAGGTAGATGAAATAAGTGCGCGGGTAGCGCTGGAAACTGCCAGCTGTGAATTTGCGATCTCAGAAGCCAGTCGTACACCAGGTTACATCGTTACAAAACTGAATGGCGATGTAAACGTAGGAGGTGCTAACTACGCTCCTTCCCTGCTGGGGAAAAATGTTCTGCTGTATACTTCTTCCCGCCCTGATACGACAATACTGGAAAAAAAGAAAAAGGAAAATCCTTATATCAACAGTTTATTTCAGGCCGATGGAAAGGATGCTTCCTTCAGTAATAGCCGCCCCCTTGCCATACCTGAAGTAAAGGGTATAGATCAGGGTGTAGCTGCGGTCAGCCCTGATGGCAATACCATTTACCTGACCCGCTGGACAAATAAAAACGGGGTAAAAGTTGCTGCTATTTATTCAAGTACCCGTAGTGGCAGCACCTGGTCAGAGCCAAAGGCATTAGGTCCAAACGTAAACGTAGATGGCTATAGCTCTATGCAGCCATTTGTAACTGCAGATGGGAAGTACCTGTTATTTGCTTCCGGCAGACCAGGTGGTATGGGTAAGAATGACCTGTGGTATAGCATGCTGGATAAAAATAACCCGGGTCCTGCCAGAAACATGGGTACTGGTATCAATACCCGCGATGAGGAACAGGCCCCTTTTTATGATGGCGACAGGCATATGCTGATCTTTAGTTCCGATGGCCGTGTGGGGTTGGGTGGACTGGATTTCTATTCCAGCGAGGGGGATTTCAGCAGTTGGGCAGTTCCTAAAAACTTAGGTGCACCACTGAACTCTCCAAAAGATGATATCTACTACGCGACGTCTGACTGGTCGCACCCTATGAATGGTGGCTACATCAGCTCTGACAGAGAATCTGTATGTTGTCTGGAATTGTTTAACATCAAGAGGATTTCCAAGTCAATACATGGTATGGTCATGGATTGTGATAACAACCTGCCATTGTCAGGTGCAAAGATCACCCTGATTGATACCGTTCAGCAAAAAGTACTGCAACAGGTAACACTGGATGAAACTGGCCGTTACCGTTTTGAAGTAGCGCCTAGAATGAATTATAAGATCATGGCGGAGAAAGAAAATTACTTCTCCAAAGCGATCTTTATCAATACAGATCAGCTGGAGAAAGTGGATTCCATGGAGAGTCCTACCATCTGTCTGAAACATTATGAAATAGGCAAGCCAATTATCCTGAAAGATATCTATTACGACTTTGATAAAGCGACACTCCGTTCGCAATCACTGATTGTACTTGATACAGTAGTTTCTATTATGCTGGATAATCCGAATATTATCATTGAAATGAGCGCTCATACAGATGGTAAGGGTAAGGATGATTATAACATGAAATTATCTCAGCGCCGGGCACAATCCTGTGTTGATTACCTGATCAGCAGAGGTATCCCGTCATCCCGTATGATTGCGAAAGGTTATGGTAAAACCAGGCCGATTGCACCGAATACCCTGCCTAACGGTAAGGATAATCCGGAAGGAAGACAGCTGAACAGAAGAACAGAGTTCAAGGTGTTGCGCGTAACCCAGTTATCGCAATAA
- a CDS encoding PorP/SprF family type IX secretion system membrane protein: MKNKNIFAIALMAAAAFLPELTRAQVDPHFSQYYAYPLWLNPALTGVIDGDYRASANYRNQWVNIGQPFSTMGFSFDAAAANNVGIGINVTNMKAGDAGYNYFNGMASFSYRGVRFGATGTSQLVFGVQAGMINRRIDPSKWQLGSQYDPVIGFDPTKSSGENINTTSSNVFDAAAGAMFFDGNPNHQFNPFVGVSAGHLTQPVDPFVTGANRKLPVRYLAHGGSRIKINDVFSLTPNGMYLRQGNAEEIVAGVYGSVLVNEDFDFLIGGNYRWNDSAIPFAGFHFRNFVLGLSYDVNASNLRRLVNGSNSFEISLSFISRKKKVYGEEYFICPRL; this comes from the coding sequence ATGAAGAATAAGAATATATTTGCTATTGCATTAATGGCGGCTGCAGCGTTTCTGCCAGAATTAACCAGGGCGCAGGTTGACCCCCATTTTTCTCAGTACTATGCTTATCCGTTGTGGCTCAACCCCGCACTGACAGGTGTGATCGACGGCGACTACAGAGCCAGTGCCAATTACCGTAACCAATGGGTGAATATTGGGCAACCTTTTTCTACTATGGGCTTCTCATTTGATGCAGCAGCAGCGAACAATGTAGGGATTGGTATCAATGTGACGAACATGAAAGCAGGTGATGCCGGTTACAATTACTTCAATGGAATGGCCAGCTTCTCATACAGGGGCGTACGTTTCGGCGCTACGGGCACCAGTCAGCTGGTATTCGGTGTGCAGGCAGGTATGATCAACCGCCGTATTGATCCATCTAAATGGCAGTTGGGTAGCCAGTACGATCCTGTAATTGGATTCGACCCTACAAAATCCAGTGGAGAGAATATCAATACTACTTCCTCAAATGTATTTGATGCCGCCGCCGGTGCGATGTTCTTTGATGGTAACCCTAATCACCAGTTTAACCCATTTGTAGGGGTGTCTGCGGGCCATCTTACACAGCCTGTAGATCCTTTCGTGACAGGGGCTAACAGGAAACTGCCTGTTCGTTACCTCGCACATGGTGGTAGCCGTATTAAGATAAATGATGTGTTTAGCCTTACCCCAAATGGTATGTACCTGCGACAGGGTAATGCCGAAGAAATAGTAGCAGGTGTGTATGGATCCGTACTGGTAAATGAAGACTTCGATTTTCTCATAGGTGGTAACTACCGCTGGAATGATTCTGCTATTCCATTTGCCGGATTTCATTTCAGAAACTTTGTACTGGGCCTCAGTTATGATGTAAACGCCTCCAATCTGAGAAGACTGGTAAATGGCAGCAACAGTTTCGAAATTTCCCTGTCTTTCATCAGCCGCAAGAAGAAAGTGTATGGAGAGGAATACTTCATATGCCCACGGTTGTAA
- the uvrB gene encoding excinuclease ABC subunit UvrB produces MPFKIHSPYAPSGDQPGAIKELVEGVQDGAPYQTLLGVTGSGKTFTVANVIQQVQRPTLVLTHNKTLVAQLYGEFRQFFPDNAVEYFVSYYDYYQPEAYMPVSDTYIEKDLAINEELDKLRLKATTNLLSGRRDIIVVASVSCIYGMGNPTDYENGIIRLHKGQTISRNTVLHGLVNSLYTRTTGDFNRGNFRVKGDTVDINLPYVDYAYRITFFGDEVEEIESFDIQNGKRIGTMDNAAIFPANLYLAPKDMMQQIIFEIQDELKAQVDYFRAEGKHIEAQRLSERVNYDLEMIRELGYCSGIENYSRFLDRRTPGTRPFCLLDYFPKDFLLVIDESHVTIPQIGGMYGGDRSRKLTLVDFGFRLPSALDNRPLNFFEFENLVNQAIFVSATPGDYELRQTEGVVVEQVVRPTGLLEPPIEIRPSINQVDDLLEEIDKRVQSGGRVLVTTLTKRMAEEMDKYLQRINIKSRYIHSEVDTLERIEILRDLRLGNINVLVGVNLLREGLDLPEVTLVAILDADKEGFLRDERSLTQTAGRAARNVDGLVIFYADKITDSMQRTIDETDRRREKQVAYNQLHGITPRTVLKSREQIMGQTSVLEIKNFDENSPMAVHDEVTLVAENAVDYAKQVAASRTIPQMEKSIAKVKKDMEKAARDLDFMEAARLRDQMFALQRELDAMKEL; encoded by the coding sequence ATGCCATTTAAAATTCATTCACCTTACGCTCCCTCCGGCGATCAGCCGGGAGCAATCAAAGAACTGGTGGAAGGCGTGCAGGATGGAGCTCCTTACCAAACCCTGCTAGGGGTAACAGGTTCAGGAAAAACCTTCACTGTAGCCAATGTGATCCAACAGGTACAGCGCCCTACCCTCGTGCTCACCCACAATAAAACACTGGTAGCTCAGCTCTACGGCGAATTCCGCCAGTTCTTCCCCGACAATGCTGTCGAATATTTCGTGTCATATTACGACTACTACCAGCCTGAAGCATACATGCCGGTTAGTGATACTTATATAGAAAAGGATCTCGCCATCAACGAAGAGCTGGATAAGCTGCGTCTCAAAGCCACTACCAATCTGCTCTCCGGTCGCAGAGACATCATCGTGGTAGCGAGTGTATCCTGTATATACGGTATGGGTAACCCTACCGATTATGAAAATGGTATCATCCGTTTACACAAAGGCCAGACCATTAGTCGTAATACCGTTTTACATGGTCTTGTGAACTCTTTGTACACCCGTACCACCGGTGATTTTAACCGTGGTAATTTCCGTGTAAAAGGTGATACGGTAGACATCAATCTGCCATACGTAGACTATGCCTACAGAATTACCTTCTTTGGTGATGAGGTAGAAGAGATCGAAAGCTTTGATATACAGAACGGGAAAAGGATCGGCACCATGGACAACGCCGCCATCTTCCCTGCCAATCTTTACCTCGCTCCAAAAGATATGATGCAACAGATCATTTTTGAGATACAGGATGAGCTGAAAGCACAGGTAGATTACTTCCGTGCAGAAGGAAAACATATAGAAGCCCAGCGTCTCTCAGAAAGGGTCAATTATGACCTCGAAATGATCAGGGAACTGGGTTATTGCAGCGGTATTGAAAACTACTCCCGCTTTCTGGACAGACGTACGCCTGGTACCCGTCCATTCTGTCTGTTGGATTACTTCCCGAAAGACTTCTTGTTAGTAATAGACGAGAGCCACGTAACCATCCCTCAGATTGGCGGTATGTATGGTGGTGACCGTTCCCGTAAACTCACTCTTGTCGATTTTGGTTTCCGCCTCCCCTCTGCGCTGGACAACCGCCCACTGAACTTTTTCGAATTTGAGAACCTGGTGAACCAGGCCATCTTCGTAAGTGCGACACCTGGTGATTATGAACTGCGTCAGACAGAAGGTGTGGTGGTAGAACAGGTAGTGAGACCAACCGGTCTATTGGAGCCTCCTATTGAAATAAGGCCCAGTATAAATCAGGTAGATGATCTTTTGGAAGAAATAGACAAGCGTGTGCAGAGTGGCGGCCGTGTACTGGTCACGACCCTCACCAAGCGTATGGCCGAGGAAATGGACAAGTATCTGCAGCGTATTAATATTAAGTCAAGGTATATCCACTCCGAAGTGGATACTCTGGAAAGAATAGAAATCCTCCGCGATCTGCGCTTAGGTAATATAAATGTACTGGTGGGTGTGAACCTCCTCCGTGAGGGGCTTGACCTGCCAGAGGTGACGCTGGTCGCCATCCTGGATGCGGACAAGGAAGGGTTTCTCCGTGATGAGCGCTCCCTTACCCAGACAGCAGGTAGGGCGGCGCGTAACGTAGATGGACTGGTGATCTTCTATGCGGATAAGATTACGGACAGTATGCAGCGTACCATCGACGAAACTGACCGTCGCCGGGAAAAGCAGGTTGCCTACAACCAACTGCATGGTATTACCCCAAGAACGGTGCTGAAGAGCAGGGAGCAGATCATGGGGCAGACATCTGTATTGGAAATCAAGAACTTCGATGAGAATTCGCCGATGGCCGTACATGATGAGGTAACCCTGGTAGCAGAAAATGCCGTGGACTACGCCAAGCAGGTAGCCGCTTCCAGGACCATTCCTCAAATGGAGAAGTCAATCGCCAAAGTCAAAAAGGATATGGAGAAGGCGGCGAGAGATCTGGACTTCATGGAAGCTGCCAGACTCCGCGACCAGATGTTTGCTTTGCAGCGTGAGCTCGATGCTATGAAAGAATTATAA
- a CDS encoding MATE family efflux transporter — MQQVADNRLRRVFRLFISAVSGTETEFTTGSINRAIFLLSVPMILEMVMESLLAVVDIFFVSKLGTHAITTVGLTESILTLVYTIAFGMSMAATAVVARRTGEKDPDAAAHSAVQSLYIAVGFSVLISILGVVFARDLLTLMGAPAEVVEHGNIYTRMIMGSNLVIVLLFLINGIFRGVGDAAMAMRSLWIANIVNIILCPLFINGLGPIPAMGLMGAALAICIGRGVGVVYQLYNLFGGRGLIKISAHHLKPDFPLIGRLLKIAMGSTAQLLINTTSWIFLVRLIARFGEEAVAGYTVAIRVVIFTLLPASGMANAAAALVGQNLGAGQPERAERSVWRAAFFNMVFLGFVSLFFILAAKPIILLFTKEAAVVAYGAQTLQVVSLGYIFYAYGMVLSQAFNGAGDTRTPTIINIFGFWMLQMPLAWVLSVHLNWGPTGVFTAIAAAESVMAIASIIIFRKGWWKRVKV, encoded by the coding sequence ATGCAGCAGGTAGCTGACAATCGTCTGCGCAGGGTATTCCGGTTATTTATATCGGCAGTATCAGGCACAGAGACTGAGTTTACGACCGGTAGTATTAACCGGGCCATCTTTTTATTATCTGTACCCATGATACTGGAAATGGTGATGGAATCACTATTGGCAGTAGTAGATATATTTTTTGTGAGCAAGCTGGGTACCCATGCCATCACAACAGTAGGCTTAACTGAATCTATATTGACACTGGTATACACCATTGCGTTCGGGATGAGTATGGCGGCCACGGCAGTGGTGGCGCGGCGTACAGGTGAAAAGGATCCGGATGCGGCAGCGCATAGTGCGGTTCAGTCATTGTATATCGCTGTGGGCTTTTCGGTGCTGATCAGCATATTGGGTGTTGTATTTGCCCGCGATCTGCTTACGCTGATGGGCGCTCCTGCTGAGGTGGTAGAGCATGGTAATATCTATACCCGTATGATCATGGGTAGTAACCTGGTGATCGTATTGTTGTTCCTGATCAATGGTATATTCAGAGGTGTGGGCGATGCTGCTATGGCGATGCGTTCTCTCTGGATTGCGAATATTGTGAACATCATTTTATGTCCTTTATTCATCAATGGTTTGGGCCCAATACCTGCCATGGGATTGATGGGTGCGGCACTGGCCATTTGCATAGGCCGTGGTGTGGGCGTAGTGTATCAACTGTATAATCTTTTTGGTGGCAGGGGATTGATAAAAATATCTGCCCATCATTTAAAGCCTGATTTCCCTTTGATCGGCAGGTTGCTGAAGATTGCCATGGGTAGTACAGCTCAGTTGCTCATTAATACGACCAGCTGGATCTTTTTGGTACGCCTGATTGCGCGCTTTGGCGAAGAGGCGGTGGCAGGGTATACCGTAGCTATCAGAGTGGTAATATTCACCCTGTTGCCGGCTAGTGGCATGGCGAATGCGGCCGCAGCGCTGGTGGGTCAGAACCTCGGTGCAGGGCAGCCAGAGAGGGCAGAGCGTTCTGTGTGGAGAGCGGCGTTTTTCAATATGGTCTTTTTGGGTTTTGTATCGCTCTTCTTCATACTGGCAGCGAAGCCCATCATCCTGTTGTTCACGAAGGAAGCTGCGGTGGTGGCTTATGGTGCACAGACATTGCAGGTAGTAAGTCTGGGTTATATCTTCTATGCTTATGGCATGGTATTGTCGCAGGCATTTAATGGAGCCGGCGATACCCGCACTCCTACTATCATCAATATCTTTGGTTTCTGGATGTTGCAGATGCCGCTGGCGTGGGTATTGTCAGTACATCTGAACTGGGGGCCTACCGGGGTTTTCACGGCTATAGCGGCCGCAGAATCCGTGATGGCTATAGCATCAATCATCATATTCAGAAAAGGATGGTGGAAGCGGGTAAAAGTTTAA
- a CDS encoding PfkB family carbohydrate kinase: MSLTVVGTMAFDDIETPFGKSGRIVGGSATYIAWAASNFVQPINQVSVIGGDFPEAELESLGAKGVALEGVQVKKDEKSFYWSGKYHMDMNTRDTLITELNVLAEFSPVIPDNYQGSEFLILGNLTPQVQMSVIKQMKTRPKLIVMDTMNFWMEVALDDLKKVLKEVDVLLVNDGEARQLSGEYSLVKAARKILTMGPRYLIIKKGEHGALLFHENHVFFAPALPLEDVYDPTGAGDTFAGGFIGHLARTKDISFENMKTAIIVGSAMASFCVEKFGADRLKTITQEDITARLDQFVELVNFDIDLV, from the coding sequence ATGTCGCTCACAGTTGTAGGCACTATGGCATTTGACGATATAGAAACCCCATTTGGAAAGTCAGGAAGAATAGTAGGTGGTTCCGCTACTTACATTGCATGGGCTGCATCCAATTTCGTACAACCTATTAACCAGGTATCTGTAATAGGCGGGGATTTTCCTGAAGCAGAACTGGAATCCCTGGGGGCCAAGGGCGTAGCACTGGAAGGTGTTCAGGTAAAGAAGGATGAAAAATCATTCTACTGGTCCGGTAAGTATCATATGGATATGAATACCCGCGATACCCTGATCACTGAGCTGAATGTACTGGCTGAATTCAGCCCTGTGATTCCTGATAACTACCAGGGTAGTGAGTTCCTGATATTAGGTAACCTTACACCACAGGTACAGATGTCTGTGATCAAACAAATGAAGACCAGGCCTAAGTTGATCGTAATGGATACAATGAACTTCTGGATGGAAGTAGCGCTGGATGATCTGAAAAAAGTACTGAAAGAAGTAGATGTGCTGCTGGTAAATGATGGAGAAGCTCGTCAGCTGTCTGGTGAATATTCATTGGTAAAAGCGGCGCGTAAGATCCTGACAATGGGTCCCCGTTACCTGATCATCAAGAAGGGGGAGCATGGTGCGTTGTTGTTCCATGAGAACCATGTATTCTTTGCACCTGCATTACCATTGGAAGATGTATACGATCCAACCGGTGCTGGCGATACATTTGCAGGCGGTTTCATTGGCCACTTAGCAAGAACAAAAGATATCTCTTTTGAAAATATGAAGACTGCGATTATTGTTGGTTCTGCAATGGCTTCTTTCTGTGTGGAGAAGTTTGGTGCGGATCGTTTGAAGACAATTACGCAGGAAGATATTACAGCGAGACTGGATCAGTTTGTAGAGTTAGTGAATTTCGATATTGATTTAGTATAG
- a CDS encoding porin: MKKLFLTAFAVSQISFAYSQTVDSTKAPLVNISGSADVYYKYNFNGNSTDNKTSFTNSHNSFELGMFSLKAEHTFQKGSIVADLGFGRRAAEFSYNDHPADKGSMEMAVKQLYLSYQVLDKLKISMGSFATHVGYELVDAYQNRNYSMSYMFSNGPFFNTGVKADITINEHLTAMFGVFNPTDFKSASWSNSKYIGAQIGYSANTTPLKLYLNYLEGRDTAGIQNHQIDFVALYNVSDAIGFGYNGTVSTYKNTREKEAIDNTAKWWGSALYMNIDFNKTLGVTLRGEYFDDADGLKTFAGTTGGHVMAGTVSVNYKVGNLTIIPEFRLDKASVDIFNKHDGAPVSTSPNVLVAATYHF; this comes from the coding sequence ATGAAAAAACTTTTTTTGACAGCTTTCGCTGTCAGCCAGATTTCTTTTGCCTATTCCCAAACGGTGGATTCTACCAAAGCTCCATTAGTGAATATCTCCGGATCAGCAGATGTTTATTACAAGTATAATTTCAACGGTAACAGCACAGACAATAAGACAAGCTTCACTAATTCGCACAATAGTTTTGAACTGGGTATGTTCTCACTCAAAGCAGAGCATACATTCCAGAAAGGTAGCATCGTAGCCGATCTTGGATTTGGCAGAAGAGCTGCGGAGTTTTCATACAATGATCATCCCGCTGATAAGGGAAGTATGGAAATGGCAGTCAAACAGCTCTACCTCAGTTACCAGGTGCTGGATAAACTGAAAATCAGCATGGGTAGCTTTGCCACACACGTTGGCTATGAGCTTGTAGATGCCTATCAGAACAGGAACTACAGTATGAGTTATATGTTCAGCAATGGTCCTTTCTTCAATACTGGTGTAAAGGCAGATATCACCATCAATGAGCACCTGACAGCAATGTTTGGTGTATTCAATCCTACTGATTTCAAATCGGCTTCCTGGTCGAATAGCAAATATATCGGCGCACAGATTGGTTACAGTGCCAATACTACACCACTCAAACTCTACCTGAACTACCTGGAAGGCCGCGATACTGCCGGTATTCAGAACCATCAGATAGACTTCGTAGCACTCTATAATGTGAGTGATGCAATCGGATTTGGTTACAATGGTACTGTGAGCACCTACAAGAATACGCGTGAAAAAGAAGCAATCGATAACACTGCCAAATGGTGGGGATCGGCTTTATACATGAACATTGATTTCAACAAGACACTGGGTGTAACATTAAGGGGAGAGTACTTTGATGATGCCGATGGCCTCAAGACCTTTGCTGGTACTACCGGTGGTCATGTAATGGCAGGTACGGTATCTGTGAACTATAAAGTAGGCAACCTGACTATTATCCCTGAATTCAGACTCGACAAAGCATCAGTAGATATTTTCAACAAACACGACGGTGCGCCTGTAAGCACCTCTCCAAACGTTTTAGTGGCTGCAACGTACCATTTCTAA